From a region of the Lactuca sativa cultivar Salinas chromosome 4, Lsat_Salinas_v11, whole genome shotgun sequence genome:
- the LOC111886763 gene encoding uncharacterized protein LOC111886763, translating to MGDIVTSISKLESHGKLPSQTEKNPNVNVVTLRSGKQTGENSSKKKSRDEEEEIEIIPIEEPIAKNDTQAGAPKKTTPLVTPIATHPPFPSRLATSKKNMEGKEILDTFRKVEVNIPLLDAIKQIPRYAKFLKELCTNKRKLKGNEKISMNENASAVLQRKLPPKCKDPGMFTVPCKIGDVTFSSAMLDLGASINVMPYSMYESLNVGPLSETSVIISLADKSSIFPRGVLEDVLVQVNQLVFPADFYVIDLDEQVSSKSGIILLRRPFLKMARTKIDVYVGSLTMEFNYVVKPLTQELFELCDDDMLEMVLSKAFDCAKLAKKLKLYSLDLEIERLVNNLEIKKTTQFSVKQIELPQTHMILPPSLVQPPKLELKILPQHLKYSYLGDNESLPVIISTHLTEFEEEKLLKVLKEHKEAIGWTIADIKGLSPSNCTHKILMEDECKPSRDAQRRLNPPMMEVVKKEILKLLDTGMI from the exons atgggagatatagttacatccATAAGCAAGTTGGAGTCCCATGGTAAACTCCcttctcaaaccgaaaagaacccTAATGTCAATGTGGTGACCTTGAGAAGTGGCAAACAAACCGGAGAAAATAGTTCGAAGAAGAAGTCGAGGGATGAAGAGGAAGAAATAGAGATTATCCCCATTGAGGAACCCATAGCCAAGAATGACACACAAGCCGGAGCCCCAAAGAAGACTACTCCTCTAGTGACACCAATAGCCACTCACCCACCGTTCCCCTCCCGACTTGCAACTTCAAAGAAGAATATGGAGGGGAAAGAGATCTTGGACACCTTCCGAAAGGTGGAAGTAAACATCCCTTTACTTGATGCAATCAAACAAATTCCAAGGTATGCAAAATTCTTGAAGGAGCTTTGCACAAACAAGAGAAAGTTGAAAgggaatgagaaaatctcgatGAATGAAAATGCATCCGCGGTTTTACAAAGGAAGCTTCCACCCAAGTGTAAAGATCCCGGAATGTTCACGGTCCCTTGCAAGATTGGAGATGTCACCTTTAGTAGTGCTATGCTTGATCTTGGTGCCTCTATCAATGTCATGCCTTACTCGATGTATGAATCATTGAATGTCGGACCCTTAAGTGAAACCAGTGTTATAATATCTCTTGCGGATAAATCAAGTATCTTTCCTAGAGGTGTTTTGGAAGATGTCCTAGTGCAAGTAAACCAGTTGGTCTTCCCGgcagatttctatgtgattgaccTAGATGAACAAGTATCCTCAAAATCGGGTATAATCTTACTTAGGAGACCATTCTTGAAGATGGCTAGAACAAAGATTGATGTGTATGTGGGAAGCTTAACAATGGAATTTAATT ATGTTGTCAAACCGTTGACTCAAGAATTGTTCGAGTTGTGTGATGATGACATGTTGGAGATGGTTTTGAGCAAGGCGTTTGATTGTGCAAAATTAGCCAAGAAATTGAAGCTCTATTCGCTAGACCTCGAAATTGAAAGATTAGTCAACAATTTGGAGATAAAGAAGACCACCCAATTTAGTGTGAAGCAAATTGAATTACCTCAAACTCACATGATATTGCCGCCCTCCCTTGTCCAACCGCCAAAATTAGAATTGAAGATCCTTCCTCAACATTTGAAGTATTCGTACTTGGGAGACAACGAGTCCCTTCCGGTCATCATTTCAACTCACCTAACCGAATTTGAAGAAGAGAAACTTCTCAAGGTGTTGAAGGAGCATAAAGAAGCCATAGGTTGGACGATTGCGGATATCAAGGGATTAAGCCCCTCCAATTGTACGCACAAAATTTTGatggaggatgaatgcaagcCAAGTCGGGACGCACAAAGAAGGTTGAACCCACCAATGATGGAAGTTGTGAAGAAAGAGATTTTGAAGCTCCTTGATACGGGGATGATCTAA
- the LOC111886788 gene encoding integrin-linked protein kinase 1 isoform X3, whose protein sequence is MVSKPQVRFTLGKQSSLAPDTVSCSDSDSDDGLEAIDPRVRLMFFSSEGDLEGIKKLLDSGTDVNFKDIDNRTALHVAACQGFTDVAELLLERGAEIDPQDKWGSTPLADAIHYKNHGVVKLLEKHGAKHLATPMHVNNAREIPEYEIDAKELDFTNSVDITKGTFAIASWRGTQVAVKKLGDELFTDEEKVRAFRDELDLFQKIRHPNVVQFLGAVTQSSPMMIVIEYLPKGDLRAFLKRKGALKTITALKYALDIARGMSYLHENKPEPIIHRDLEPSNILRDDSGHLKVADFGVSELLKGTHAAKHEKPMSHQDTTWRYVAPEVFRNEDYDTKVDVFSFALILQEMIEGCQPFVTMNERDVPKLYAAKERPPFKAPSKSYAHGLKELIEECWHENPERRPPFRQIIVRLESIYNSIDRKKHWKVQRFRCFRMMGMCKGEDSDTSTNNRSSWI, encoded by the exons ATGGTTTCAAAGCCACAAGTGAGGTTTACATTGGGGAAACAATCGTCGTTGGCGCCTGACACGGTTTCGTGTTCGGATTCCGATTCAGATGATGGATTGGAGGCGATTGATCCTAGGGTTAGGTTGATGTTTTTCTCGAGTGAAGGCGATTTGGAAGGGATTAAGAAGCTCTTGGATTCAGGAACTGATGTTAATTTTAAAGATATTGATAATCGTACAGCTTTGCATGTAGCAGCCTGTCAAGGGTTTACTGATGTTGCTGAATTGTTGCTGGAGCGCGGCGCTGAAATTGACCCCCAAGATAAATGGGGTAGCACG CCTCTTGCAGATGCAATCCATTATAAAAACCATGGCGTTGTCAAACTCTTGGAGAAACATGGTGCCAAGCATCTGGCAA CTCCAATGCATGTCAACAATGCTCGTGAAATTCCTGAATATGAAATCGATGCCAAAGAGCTTGATTTCACAAACAGCGTGGACATCACCAAG GGAACATTTGCCATAGCTTCATGGCGTGGAACACAAGTAGCTGTTAAAAAGCTTGGGGATGAACTTTTTACCGATGAGGAGAAAGT gAGGGCATTTAGGGATGAACTTGATCTGTTTCAAAAGATCCGGCATCCAAATGTGGTTCAGTTTTTGGGTGCTGTAACTCAAAGTAGTCCAATGATGATTGTGATTGAATATTTACCTAAG GGTGATCTTAGagcatttttgaaaagaaaaggaGCACTAAAAACAATTACAGCTTTAAAGTATGCCTTGGATATTGCAAG GGGAATGAGCTATTTGCATGAGAACAAGCCAGAACCAATCATTCACAGGGACCTTGAACCTTC AAATATTTTGCGGGATGATTCTGGACATCTGAAAGTCGCTGACTTTGGAGTCAGCGAATTACTCAAAGGGACACACGCAGCTAAACACGAAAAGCCCATGTCACATCAAGACACTACTT GGAGGTATGTTGCTCCAGAGGTGTTTAGAAACGAAGACTATGATACCAAAGTGGATGTTTTCTCATTTGCTTTAATTTTACAAGAG atgATTGAAGGATGCCAGCCATTTGTTACAATGAATGAAAGAGATGTCCCTAAATTATATGCTGCAAAAGAACGGCCTCCTTTTAAAGCTCCATCAAAGAGTTATGCACATGGGCTTAAAGA gtTAATCGAGGAGTGTTGGCATGAGAATCCGGAGAGGAGACCGCCGTTCAGACAAATCATAGTTCGCTTGGAATCAATTTACAATTCCATTGACCGAAAAAAGCATTGGAAG GTCCAACGGTTTAGATGCTTCCGGATGATGGGAATGTGCAAGGGAGAAGATTCCGATACAAGTACAAACAACCGGTCGTCTTGGATTTAA
- the LOC111886788 gene encoding integrin-linked protein kinase 1 isoform X1 → MVSKPQVRFTLGKQSSLAPDTVSCSDSDSDDGLEAIDPRVRLMFFSSEGDLEGIKKLLDSGTDVNFKDIDNRTALHVAACQGFTDVAELLLERGAEIDPQDKWGSTPLADAIHYKNHGVVKLLEKHGAKHLATPMHVNNAREIPEYEIDAKELDFTNSVDITKGTFAIASWRGTQVAVKKLGDELFTDEEKVRAFRDELDLFQKIRHPNVVQFLGAVTQSSPMMIVIEYLPKGDLRAFLKRKGALKTITALKYALDIARGMSYLHENKPEPIIHRDLEPSNILRDDSGHLKVADFGVSELLKGTHAAKHEKPMSHQDTTSGRYVAPEVFRNEDYDTKVDVFSFALILQEMIEGCQPFVTMNERDVPKLYAAKERPPFKAPSKSYAHGLKELIEECWHENPERRPPFRQIIVRLESIYNSIDRKKHWKVQRFRCFRMMGMCKGEDSDTSTNNRSSWI, encoded by the exons ATGGTTTCAAAGCCACAAGTGAGGTTTACATTGGGGAAACAATCGTCGTTGGCGCCTGACACGGTTTCGTGTTCGGATTCCGATTCAGATGATGGATTGGAGGCGATTGATCCTAGGGTTAGGTTGATGTTTTTCTCGAGTGAAGGCGATTTGGAAGGGATTAAGAAGCTCTTGGATTCAGGAACTGATGTTAATTTTAAAGATATTGATAATCGTACAGCTTTGCATGTAGCAGCCTGTCAAGGGTTTACTGATGTTGCTGAATTGTTGCTGGAGCGCGGCGCTGAAATTGACCCCCAAGATAAATGGGGTAGCACG CCTCTTGCAGATGCAATCCATTATAAAAACCATGGCGTTGTCAAACTCTTGGAGAAACATGGTGCCAAGCATCTGGCAA CTCCAATGCATGTCAACAATGCTCGTGAAATTCCTGAATATGAAATCGATGCCAAAGAGCTTGATTTCACAAACAGCGTGGACATCACCAAG GGAACATTTGCCATAGCTTCATGGCGTGGAACACAAGTAGCTGTTAAAAAGCTTGGGGATGAACTTTTTACCGATGAGGAGAAAGT gAGGGCATTTAGGGATGAACTTGATCTGTTTCAAAAGATCCGGCATCCAAATGTGGTTCAGTTTTTGGGTGCTGTAACTCAAAGTAGTCCAATGATGATTGTGATTGAATATTTACCTAAG GGTGATCTTAGagcatttttgaaaagaaaaggaGCACTAAAAACAATTACAGCTTTAAAGTATGCCTTGGATATTGCAAG GGGAATGAGCTATTTGCATGAGAACAAGCCAGAACCAATCATTCACAGGGACCTTGAACCTTC AAATATTTTGCGGGATGATTCTGGACATCTGAAAGTCGCTGACTTTGGAGTCAGCGAATTACTCAAAGGGACACACGCAGCTAAACACGAAAAGCCCATGTCACATCAAGACACTACTT CAGGGAGGTATGTTGCTCCAGAGGTGTTTAGAAACGAAGACTATGATACCAAAGTGGATGTTTTCTCATTTGCTTTAATTTTACAAGAG atgATTGAAGGATGCCAGCCATTTGTTACAATGAATGAAAGAGATGTCCCTAAATTATATGCTGCAAAAGAACGGCCTCCTTTTAAAGCTCCATCAAAGAGTTATGCACATGGGCTTAAAGA gtTAATCGAGGAGTGTTGGCATGAGAATCCGGAGAGGAGACCGCCGTTCAGACAAATCATAGTTCGCTTGGAATCAATTTACAATTCCATTGACCGAAAAAAGCATTGGAAG GTCCAACGGTTTAGATGCTTCCGGATGATGGGAATGTGCAAGGGAGAAGATTCCGATACAAGTACAAACAACCGGTCGTCTTGGATTTAA
- the LOC111886788 gene encoding integrin-linked protein kinase 1 isoform X2 — protein MVSKPQVRFTLGKQSSLAPDTVSCSDSDSDDGLEAIDPRVRLMFFSSEGDLEGIKKLLDSGTDVNFKDIDNRTALHVAACQGFTDVAELLLERGAEIDPQDKWGSTPLADAIHYKNHGVVKLLEKHGAKHLTAPMHVNNAREIPEYEIDAKELDFTNSVDITKGTFAIASWRGTQVAVKKLGDELFTDEEKVRAFRDELDLFQKIRHPNVVQFLGAVTQSSPMMIVIEYLPKGDLRAFLKRKGALKTITALKYALDIARGMSYLHENKPEPIIHRDLEPSNILRDDSGHLKVADFGVSELLKGTHAAKHEKPMSHQDTTSGRYVAPEVFRNEDYDTKVDVFSFALILQEMIEGCQPFVTMNERDVPKLYAAKERPPFKAPSKSYAHGLKELIEECWHENPERRPPFRQIIVRLESIYNSIDRKKHWKVQRFRCFRMMGMCKGEDSDTSTNNRSSWI, from the exons ATGGTTTCAAAGCCACAAGTGAGGTTTACATTGGGGAAACAATCGTCGTTGGCGCCTGACACGGTTTCGTGTTCGGATTCCGATTCAGATGATGGATTGGAGGCGATTGATCCTAGGGTTAGGTTGATGTTTTTCTCGAGTGAAGGCGATTTGGAAGGGATTAAGAAGCTCTTGGATTCAGGAACTGATGTTAATTTTAAAGATATTGATAATCGTACAGCTTTGCATGTAGCAGCCTGTCAAGGGTTTACTGATGTTGCTGAATTGTTGCTGGAGCGCGGCGCTGAAATTGACCCCCAAGATAAATGGGGTAGCACG CCTCTTGCAGATGCAATCCATTATAAAAACCATGGCGTTGTCAAACTCTTGGAGAAACATGGTGCCAAGCATCTG ACAGCTCCAATGCATGTCAACAATGCTCGTGAAATTCCTGAATATGAAATCGATGCCAAAGAGCTTGATTTCACAAACAGCGTGGACATCACCAAG GGAACATTTGCCATAGCTTCATGGCGTGGAACACAAGTAGCTGTTAAAAAGCTTGGGGATGAACTTTTTACCGATGAGGAGAAAGT gAGGGCATTTAGGGATGAACTTGATCTGTTTCAAAAGATCCGGCATCCAAATGTGGTTCAGTTTTTGGGTGCTGTAACTCAAAGTAGTCCAATGATGATTGTGATTGAATATTTACCTAAG GGTGATCTTAGagcatttttgaaaagaaaaggaGCACTAAAAACAATTACAGCTTTAAAGTATGCCTTGGATATTGCAAG GGGAATGAGCTATTTGCATGAGAACAAGCCAGAACCAATCATTCACAGGGACCTTGAACCTTC AAATATTTTGCGGGATGATTCTGGACATCTGAAAGTCGCTGACTTTGGAGTCAGCGAATTACTCAAAGGGACACACGCAGCTAAACACGAAAAGCCCATGTCACATCAAGACACTACTT CAGGGAGGTATGTTGCTCCAGAGGTGTTTAGAAACGAAGACTATGATACCAAAGTGGATGTTTTCTCATTTGCTTTAATTTTACAAGAG atgATTGAAGGATGCCAGCCATTTGTTACAATGAATGAAAGAGATGTCCCTAAATTATATGCTGCAAAAGAACGGCCTCCTTTTAAAGCTCCATCAAAGAGTTATGCACATGGGCTTAAAGA gtTAATCGAGGAGTGTTGGCATGAGAATCCGGAGAGGAGACCGCCGTTCAGACAAATCATAGTTCGCTTGGAATCAATTTACAATTCCATTGACCGAAAAAAGCATTGGAAG GTCCAACGGTTTAGATGCTTCCGGATGATGGGAATGTGCAAGGGAGAAGATTCCGATACAAGTACAAACAACCGGTCGTCTTGGATTTAA